The Solanum lycopersicum chromosome 9, SLM_r2.1 genome window below encodes:
- the LOC138338141 gene encoding uncharacterized protein, producing MFRNTCFGYFLDLPKSSTQLQLIHCLINRELKHTPDDVFAIEINNKKLFFGLREFGIVTGLNCVGDGTSINVPNSRCSLMSSYFPEKITVPKSHLRALFLAKKFIDDDSAVSLAVLYFINDFLFSYEDNEYQISNRDFYVVESGKFNSYPWGLDIYKKLSDSVRHELKSTHKYYRIGGLPLALQIWIFECCSKVDEDIAIRVADSIPRILNWKTIAKSPWLKYIEKCLFMPTKNKFENIVASEDEVSKFRLPETRDYHAEILKLEPKGSNHGLDILTNEVIELRKELVKVNENNKALEEKIDLGFNQIKEFVVNSNKQLLEDISLLFAKSGGSSSVIREVKEPSKKHADETFSGGLDFNGAFSPRVNASVNESRGNDAHVMGSNQNEESQVLKATVRFADVENLERVSSKIDEDVAGIVIEKVLSEVVADINVQEAADVNTVGAKPDGNIVKKTNINKCCIC from the exons ATGTTTAGGAATACATGTTTTGGGTACTTTCTTGACCTTCCAAAATCAAGCACACAACTACAACTTATTCATTGTCTTATAAATAGAGAGTTAAAACACACACCGGATGATGTGTTtgctattgaaataaataacaaaaagttattttttggtCTTAGAGAATTTGGGATAGTTACAGGCTTAAATTGTGTTGGTGATGGCACATCTATCAATGTTCCCAATTCTAGATGTAGTTTGATGAGTAGTTATTTTCCGGAAAAAATCACAGTTCCAAAGAGTCATCTACGTGCACTGTTTTTAGCTAAAAAATTCATAGATGATGACTCGGCTGTTTCATTGGCTGTTCTATacttcattaatgattttttattttcatatgagGACAACGAATACCAAATTAGCAATAGAGATTTTTACGTTGTGGAAAGTGGAAAATTCAATTCATATCCGTGGGGTTTAGATATCTACAAAAAGTTGTCTGATTCTGTGAGGCATGAGCTTAAGTCAACACATAAGTACTATAGAATTGGTGGCTTGCCTCTTGCTCTTCAAATTTGGATATTTGAGTGTTGttcaaaggttgatgaagataTAGCTATTCGTGTTGCTGATTCTATTCCAAGAATCTTGAATTGGAAGACAATTGCAAAAAGTCCATGGTTAAAATATATTGAGAAATGTCTCTTCATGCCTACAAAAAACAAG TTTGAGAACATAGTGGCCAGTGAAGATGAAGTATCCAAATTCAGGCTTCCTGAAACTCGTGATTACCAtgctgaaattttgaaattggagCCTAAAGGATCAAATCATGGTCTAGACATTTTGACCAATGAAGTCATAGAATTGAGAAAAGAGCTTGTAAAA gtgaatgaaaataacaaagCGCTTGAAGAGAAGATTGATTTAGGATTCAATCAAATCAAAGAATTTGTGGTGAACTCAAACAAACAATTATTGGAGGATATTTCTTTGCTGTTTGCTAAGAGTGGTGGTAGCAGCTCTGTTATTCGAGAAGTTAAGGAACCATCTAAGAAGCATGCTGACGAGACATTTTCAGGTGGATTAGATTTTAATGGAG CATTTTCTCCCCGTGTTAATGCATCTGTAAATGAATCGAGAGGGAACGATGCTCATGTTATGGGAtcaaatcaaaatgaagaatctcAAGTGCTTAAAGCTACAGTTAGATTTGCTGATGTTGAAAATCTTGAAAGAGTATCAAGTAAAATAG ATGAAGATGTTGCAGGAATTGTTATTGAAAAAGTTCTGTCAGAGGTTGTTGCTGATATAAATG TCCAAGAGGCTGCTGATGTGAATACAGTTGGGGCGAAACCTGATGgtaatatagtaaaaaaaaccAACATAAATAAGTGTTGCATCTGTTGA
- the LOC112940868 gene encoding uncharacterized protein has translation MSASHIDVIFYYLRKKGKYETNSNVRFTTTDCVFKTKITNSFFKLCDAHEDKKNFKVLDSDDIARYISGCRLLASTSWDKVNFVLIPLNIKVNRHWIFVVFDIGQRSLEVYDSFPARGGVNLEVKNIVEMLSVVLPYYLSVVKFYDKRPELKSTPKYSEINEFEKIEFHFITKDVPRQNEDSLDCGVFVAAFAEFVSNGQHIQNQQVKADIVRKRFGAILWEYARRKQASDLQSEDERPVR, from the exons atgtcaGCTTCA cATATTGATGTCATTTTCTATTAcctaagaaagaaaggaaaatatgaaaCCAACAGTAATGTTCGTTTTACGACGACTGATTGTGTTTTCAAGACAAAGATTACCAATTCTTTCTTTAAACTTTGTGATGCTCATGAGgataagaaaaattttaaagttttagatTCTGATGATATTGCCCGGTATATCAGTGGATGTCGTTTGTTGGCAAGTACCTCGTGGGATAAAGTGAATTTTGTTCTTATTCCACTAAACATTAAAGTGAATCGTCACTGGATTTTTGTGGTGTTTGATATTGGGCAAAGGTCATTGGAGGTGTATGATTCATTTCCGGCTAGGGGTGGGGTGAATTTAGaggtaaaaaatattgttgagatGCTTTCGGTTGTTTTACCATATTATCTAAGTGTGGTTAAGTTCTATGATAAGCGTCCTGAATTGAAGTCAACACCAAAATACAGTGAGATAAATGAGTTCGAGAAAATTGAGTTTCATTTCATAACTAAAGATGTTCCCAGACAAAATGAGGATTCACT gGATTGTGGAGTTTTCGTTGCTGCATTTGCGGAGTTTGTAAGTAATGGCCAACATATTcaaaatcaacaagtaaagGCAGACATTGTCCGAAAGAGATTTGGAGCTATATTATGGGAATATGCAAGAAGGAAGCAAGCGAGTGACCTTCAAAGTGAAGACGAAAGACCAGTTAGATAA